In Gemmatimonadaceae bacterium, one DNA window encodes the following:
- a CDS encoding PAS domain S-box protein: protein MPPATGHVPDAVPNQMIGNDGRPVMGTAGASLREAYDQQAAMLRRFLLTLDSSPDLVLMWSLAGDIVYANPAAIHTLRGITRRPGMHLLRFVEREDMHRLRYEVLPHVIEHGMWQGETVLRAAGRENWPVKLTITVQRDQFEYPEVFVATAQDLSAEHAMHTAMAEREALHRAVIDSLAEGVLVQDRNGDVVAWNDSALRILGVAGEQLADSNFLGELDATHRDGRAMLPEEFPIVRARTEGERIDSFPMKIMAGDGTVRSLSVNARPMFTGDLDDRPGGVATFRDVSQQEALAEEMERLSVIVRQSDHAVIVTTPSARILWVNDAFTTLTGYSWADALGASPGKMLQGVHTSRETVARIREAVQQGASFTGEILNYKKSGDPYWVELSITPLRDTHGTLTGFVGLSRDVTARRVAERERQTLAAALAVTADGIAIVDAVGALEFVNDAFARMLGDRPLAFHGRPWLTLYDATTAATLTQQVRAAVTPLGFWNGEVDAQRLDGSTFPQELSITALPQGGMVVVVRDISDRKAHEQKLRDLSIRDELTGLLNRRGFMETARPLIAGALRAGEPCAMLYGDLDRFKQINDVHGHACGDTALQEIAKLLQRTFRDADVVARLGGDEFTVLAPGLGAEDIPRLMERLEQAMATHNAARADDPSQNWVLGMSLGVAWAEPGDSHDVEALLKRADAAQYAVKKTRRAGAVAR from the coding sequence ATGCCCCCTGCCACGGGGCATGTCCCGGATGCGGTACCCAACCAAATGATTGGCAATGATGGCCGTCCCGTGATGGGTACGGCCGGGGCTTCGCTGCGCGAGGCCTATGATCAGCAGGCGGCCATGCTGCGCCGCTTCCTGCTCACCCTCGACTCGTCGCCCGACCTCGTGCTCATGTGGTCGTTGGCGGGTGACATCGTGTACGCCAATCCGGCGGCCATTCACACCCTGCGCGGGATCACGCGCCGTCCGGGGATGCACCTGCTGCGCTTCGTGGAGCGCGAAGACATGCACCGCCTGCGCTACGAAGTCCTGCCGCACGTCATCGAGCATGGCATGTGGCAAGGCGAAACCGTGCTGCGCGCCGCGGGGCGCGAGAACTGGCCGGTCAAGCTCACGATCACGGTGCAGCGCGATCAGTTCGAATACCCGGAAGTCTTTGTCGCCACCGCGCAGGATCTCTCCGCCGAACATGCGATGCACACGGCGATGGCCGAGCGCGAAGCGCTGCATCGGGCCGTGATCGATTCACTCGCCGAAGGTGTGCTGGTACAGGATCGCAACGGCGACGTCGTGGCCTGGAACGATTCGGCGTTGCGCATTCTCGGCGTGGCCGGGGAACAGCTCGCCGACAGCAACTTCCTTGGCGAACTCGACGCGACGCACCGCGATGGCCGCGCGATGCTGCCGGAGGAGTTCCCCATCGTGCGCGCCCGCACGGAAGGCGAGCGCATCGACAGCTTCCCCATGAAGATCATGGCGGGCGACGGGACGGTGCGCAGCCTGTCGGTGAACGCGCGACCAATGTTCACGGGTGACCTCGATGACCGGCCGGGCGGCGTGGCCACCTTCCGCGACGTGTCGCAGCAGGAAGCGTTGGCCGAAGAGATGGAGCGGCTGTCGGTGATCGTGCGCCAGAGTGACCACGCCGTGATCGTGACCACGCCGAGCGCCCGGATCCTGTGGGTGAACGATGCCTTCACGACACTGACGGGCTATTCCTGGGCCGATGCACTGGGCGCATCGCCCGGCAAGATGCTCCAGGGCGTACACACATCGCGCGAGACGGTGGCCCGCATTCGCGAGGCGGTGCAGCAGGGCGCCAGCTTCACCGGCGAGATCCTCAACTACAAGAAGTCGGGCGATCCGTACTGGGTCGAGCTGTCGATCACGCCACTGCGCGATACGCACGGCACACTCACCGGCTTTGTCGGCCTCTCCCGTGACGTCACGGCCCGCCGTGTGGCGGAACGCGAACGCCAGACGCTTGCCGCGGCGCTCGCGGTCACGGCCGACGGCATCGCGATTGTGGATGCCGTGGGCGCACTCGAGTTCGTCAACGACGCCTTCGCCCGCATGCTGGGTGACCGACCGCTCGCGTTCCACGGACGCCCCTGGCTCACGCTCTACGACGCCACAACCGCCGCGACGCTCACGCAGCAGGTGCGCGCCGCCGTGACCCCGCTGGGCTTCTGGAACGGCGAAGTCGATGCCCAGCGCCTCGACGGCAGCACCTTCCCGCAGGAGCTCTCCATCACCGCGCTGCCGCAGGGCGGGATGGTCGTGGTGGTGCGCGATATCTCCGACCGCAAGGCGCACGAACAGAAGCTCCGCGATCTGTCCATCCGCGACGAGCTGACCGGGCTCCTCAATCGCCGGGGCTTCATGGAGACCGCGCGGCCGCTCATCGCCGGCGCCCTGCGCGCCGGTGAGCCGTGTGCGATGCTCTACGGCGATCTCGATCGCTTCAAGCAGATCAATGACGTGCACGGTCATGCCTGCGGTGACACCGCGCTGCAAGAGATCGCGAAGCTGCTGCAACGCACCTTCCGCGATGCCGACGTCGTGGCGCGTCTGGGCGGTGACGAGTTCACGGTACTGGCCCCCGGCCTGGGCGCCGAAGACATCCCGCGCCTGATGGAGCGTCTCGAGCAGGCGATGGCCACGCACAACGCCGCGCGCGCCGACGACCCGTCGCAGAACTGGGTGCTCGGCATGAGCCTGGGCGTCGCGTGGGCGGAGCCGGGCGACAGCCATGATGTGGAGGCGCTGCTCAAGCGGGCGGATGCGGCGCAGTACGCGGTGAAGAAGACGCGGCGAGCGGGAGCGGTGGCGCGCTGA